One segment of Massilia sp. Se16.2.3 DNA contains the following:
- the smpB gene encoding SsrA-binding protein SmpB → MSIADNKKAFFDYFIEDRYEAGLVLEGWEVKAIREGRVNIKEAYVVVRGDELFLFGCHVSALTTASSFSHPEALRTRKLLLHRAEIDKLRGKVERSGYTLVPLNLHYKGGRVKCEVGLAKGKKQHDKRATEKDRDAKREVQSALKTHRR, encoded by the coding sequence ATGAGCATCGCTGACAATAAAAAAGCATTTTTCGACTACTTCATCGAGGACCGTTACGAAGCGGGCCTGGTGCTCGAGGGCTGGGAAGTCAAGGCCATTCGCGAAGGACGCGTGAACATCAAGGAAGCCTACGTGGTCGTGCGCGGCGACGAGCTGTTCCTGTTCGGCTGCCACGTCAGCGCCCTGACCACCGCCTCGTCCTTCAGCCACCCCGAAGCGCTGCGCACCCGCAAGCTGCTGCTGCACCGTGCCGAAATCGACAAGCTGCGGGGCAAGGTCGAGCGCTCCGGCTATACGCTGGTGCCGCTCAACCTGCACTACAAGGGCGGCCGCGTGAAGTGCGAAGTGGGTCTTGCCAAGGGCAAGAAGCAGCACGACAAGCGTGCCACCGAGAAGGATCGCGACGCCAAGCGCGAAGTGCAGTCGGCGTTGAAGACGCACCGGCGGTAA
- a CDS encoding DUF4124 domain-containing protein, whose product MSSLPSLSPRLAALALFFCAGLAQAQFVWIAPNGTRHYSDQPPPPGTPASRILKSPRGAAPAQVMPPAEAGADAPAEKPAEKPVEKPKPPTLADRERDYVKRGKERAEAEKKEQDGAKKAAARVKHCEEVRSVSRLYDSGIRISEVGPDGEKRFISDAERAERKARADAAMSECR is encoded by the coding sequence ATGAGCTCATTGCCGTCCCTGTCGCCCCGTTTGGCCGCCCTCGCCCTCTTCTTCTGTGCAGGTCTGGCCCAGGCGCAATTCGTCTGGATCGCCCCGAACGGCACCCGTCATTACTCCGACCAGCCCCCTCCTCCCGGTACGCCGGCCTCCAGAATCCTGAAGTCGCCGCGCGGTGCCGCGCCGGCCCAAGTCATGCCGCCAGCCGAGGCAGGCGCGGACGCGCCGGCCGAGAAGCCGGCCGAGAAGCCGGTCGAGAAGCCGAAGCCACCGACCCTGGCCGATCGCGAACGCGACTACGTCAAGCGCGGCAAGGAGCGCGCGGAAGCCGAGAAGAAGGAACAGGACGGCGCGAAAAAGGCCGCTGCGCGGGTGAAGCATTGCGAAGAAGTACGGAGCGTGAGCCGCCTGTACGATTCGGGCATCCGCATCAGCGAAGTCGGGCCGGACGGCGAAAAGCGTTTCATCAGCGACGCCGAGCGCGCCGAGCGCAAGGCGCGTGCCGACGCAGCGATGAGCGAGTGCCGCTGA
- a CDS encoding type II toxin-antitoxin system RatA family toxin, with translation MAVVHKSVFLGYSAEQMFDLVAKVEDYPKFLPWCNGVKLIERTEDKLVASLGINFHGVKQSFTTSNHNLRPTQMKMHLVDGPFKMLEGTWNFKALRADACKIDFDMHYEFSSIILEQLVGPVFGMIANSMVDSFCKRAEAVYG, from the coding sequence ATGGCAGTAGTGCACAAATCAGTTTTCCTCGGATATAGCGCCGAACAGATGTTCGATCTGGTGGCGAAAGTGGAAGATTATCCAAAGTTCCTCCCCTGGTGCAACGGCGTCAAGCTGATCGAGCGCACCGAGGACAAGCTGGTGGCCAGTCTCGGCATCAACTTCCACGGCGTCAAGCAGAGCTTCACCACCTCGAACCACAACCTGCGTCCGACGCAGATGAAGATGCACCTCGTCGACGGCCCCTTCAAGATGCTGGAGGGCACCTGGAACTTCAAGGCCCTGCGCGCCGACGCCTGCAAGATCGACTTCGACATGCATTACGAGTTCTCCAGCATCATCCTCGAGCAGCTGGTCGGCCCCGTGTTCGGCATGATCGCCAACAGCATGGTCGACTCCTTCTGCAAGCGCGCCGAGGCGGTGTATGGCTGA
- a CDS encoding DNA polymerase II, translating into MSDTARQGFLLTRHWRDFSNNGGNNGGKHGGKHGDKHGDDGMGGVEVEFWLATDDGPCRLRLPVAEAVAFVPAEQEAAVRSLLQRERGVELRPLTLSDFRGRLVLGLYCRHYRLLLRLEKRLREHGIDVYEADIRPPERYLMERFIMAPVAFTGTPSPGDPALLLSAQLKPAPGYRPRLRTVSLDIETTMQGELRSIGLEGCGQRQVYMLGPPNGDPSGLDFDLEYCDTRLALLEKLEAWMTRHDPDAIIGWSVIDFDLRVLQEHAERLRHPLRIGRGGASMEWRTNARASAEREARYFAGLPGRLVIDGIEALRSATWSFPSFSLENVSQTLLGEGKAIDQPYDRMASIDRMFAQDKPALARYNLKDCELVTRIFEKTELMAFLLERASVTGLAADRSGGSVAAFEHAYIPLMHRLGRVAPNIGDVPGADSPGGFVMDSRSGLYDSVLVLDYKSLYPSIIRSFLIDPVGLVTGLEEPEADTVPGFRGARFSRTKHCLPGIVTRVWEGREAAKRAGNQPLSQALKIIMNAMYGVLGTTGCRFFDARLASSITMRGHEIMHRTRALIEARGYQVIYGDTDSTFVWLGGAHADDDALRIGRELVEHVNGWWRTRLAEELGLESALELEIDTHFRRFLMPTVRGSDEGSKKRYAGLAGTPGGGEEIVYKGLETVRTDWTPLAQQFQQGLYGRIFRREPYEEYVREYVASTLRGDFDDLLVYRKRLRRPLQEYERNVPPHVRAARIADEFHIARGRGAQYRNGGWIRYLMTTAGPEPMDVWMEQKRSTIDYEHYLVKQLEPVADGVLPFVGDSFARLTSPQGALF; encoded by the coding sequence ATGAGCGACACAGCGAGGCAAGGCTTCCTGCTGACGCGCCACTGGCGCGATTTCAGCAACAACGGCGGCAACAACGGCGGCAAGCACGGCGGCAAGCACGGCGACAAGCACGGCGACGATGGGATGGGCGGCGTCGAGGTCGAGTTCTGGCTCGCCACCGACGACGGCCCATGCCGCCTGCGCCTGCCGGTGGCGGAGGCGGTCGCCTTCGTCCCGGCCGAGCAGGAGGCGGCAGTGCGAAGCCTGTTGCAGCGGGAACGCGGTGTCGAACTGCGCCCGCTGACCTTGTCCGACTTCCGCGGGCGCTTGGTGCTCGGGCTGTACTGCCGCCACTATCGCCTTCTCTTGCGGCTGGAAAAGCGCCTGCGCGAGCACGGGATCGACGTCTACGAGGCCGACATCCGTCCGCCCGAGCGCTACCTGATGGAGCGCTTCATCATGGCGCCGGTGGCGTTCACGGGCACGCCCTCCCCTGGCGACCCCGCGCTGCTGCTTTCCGCCCAGTTGAAACCGGCGCCCGGCTACCGCCCGCGGCTGCGCACCGTTTCGCTCGACATCGAAACCACCATGCAGGGCGAGTTGCGCTCGATCGGCCTGGAAGGCTGCGGCCAGCGCCAGGTGTACATGCTGGGGCCGCCGAATGGCGACCCAAGCGGACTCGACTTCGACCTGGAGTATTGCGACACCCGCCTGGCCTTGCTGGAGAAGCTGGAAGCGTGGATGACGCGCCACGATCCGGACGCCATCATCGGCTGGAGCGTGATCGACTTCGACCTGCGCGTGCTGCAGGAACACGCCGAGCGCCTGCGCCATCCCCTGCGCATCGGCCGCGGCGGCGCATCGATGGAGTGGCGTACCAATGCCAGGGCCAGCGCGGAGCGGGAAGCCCGCTATTTCGCCGGCCTGCCGGGCCGGCTGGTCATCGACGGCATCGAGGCGCTGCGCTCTGCCACCTGGAGCTTTCCTTCGTTCAGCCTGGAGAACGTGTCACAAACCCTGCTGGGCGAGGGCAAGGCGATCGACCAGCCCTACGACCGCATGGCCTCCATCGACCGCATGTTCGCGCAGGACAAACCGGCCCTGGCGCGCTACAACCTGAAGGACTGCGAACTGGTCACCCGCATTTTCGAGAAGACCGAGCTGATGGCCTTCCTGCTGGAACGCGCCAGCGTCACCGGCCTGGCGGCGGACCGCAGCGGCGGATCGGTCGCCGCGTTCGAGCACGCCTACATTCCGCTGATGCACCGCCTGGGCCGGGTCGCGCCCAATATCGGCGACGTGCCCGGTGCGGACAGCCCGGGCGGCTTCGTCATGGACTCGCGTTCCGGCCTCTACGATTCTGTGCTGGTGCTCGACTACAAAAGCCTCTATCCGTCGATCATCCGCAGCTTCCTGATCGATCCGGTGGGACTGGTGACGGGACTGGAAGAGCCTGAAGCCGACACCGTCCCGGGCTTTCGCGGCGCACGCTTTTCGCGCACCAAGCACTGCCTGCCCGGCATCGTCACGCGCGTGTGGGAGGGCCGCGAGGCGGCCAAGCGCGCCGGGAACCAGCCGCTGTCGCAGGCGCTGAAGATCATCATGAATGCCATGTACGGCGTGCTCGGCACCACCGGCTGCCGCTTTTTTGACGCGCGGCTGGCGTCCTCGATCACCATGCGCGGCCACGAGATCATGCACCGCACGCGCGCGCTGATCGAGGCGCGCGGCTACCAGGTCATCTATGGCGATACGGACTCGACTTTCGTGTGGCTTGGTGGGGCCCACGCCGACGATGACGCGCTGCGCATCGGGCGCGAACTGGTCGAGCACGTCAACGGCTGGTGGCGCACGCGCCTAGCGGAGGAGCTCGGGCTCGAGAGTGCGCTCGAGCTGGAGATCGACACCCATTTCCGCCGCTTCCTGATGCCGACCGTGCGCGGCTCCGATGAAGGCAGCAAGAAGCGCTATGCCGGCCTGGCCGGCACACCCGGCGGTGGCGAGGAAATCGTGTACAAGGGCCTGGAGACCGTGCGCACCGACTGGACGCCGCTGGCGCAGCAGTTCCAGCAGGGCCTGTACGGCCGCATCTTCCGGCGCGAACCCTACGAGGAGTATGTGCGCGAGTACGTGGCCTCTACCTTGCGCGGGGACTTTGATGACTTGCTCGTCTACCGCAAGCGCCTGCGCCGGCCGCTCCAGGAATACGAGCGTAACGTGCCGCCCCATGTGCGTGCAGCGCGCATTGCTGACGAGTTTCATATTGCTCGGGGACGGGGGGCGCAATACCGCAATGGGGGGTGGATCCGCTATCTGATGACGACCGCAGGGCCCGAGCCGATGGACGTCTGGATGGAACAGAAGCGGTCGACGATCGACTATGAGCATTATCTGGTCAAGCAGCTGGAACCTGTCGCTGACGGGGTTCTGCCTTTTGTCGGGGACAGTTTCGCGCGGCTGACTAGCCCGCAGGGGGCGTTGTTCTGA
- a CDS encoding alpha/beta fold hydrolase — MDDSEARAKIFSSALASSELSDIVQVVYCESADQARVELLAVTNLLVLDILLPKKIGGIPQAKNSINLLNDICDPKKRYIRPKLIIGLTADVAEMRGYATQFEQEASVVLDGTLTSNEWVERILTQIEKLMGAERKSFQDRDSTLITVHGIRTHGHWQTKITDEVGKHNRNVESVEIKYGFFDLLSFAVPFLRKRTVRAAAKRILRHIDASIDREIYIVAHSFGTLIAVEAVATLPQNRVGCLILCGSPLSSGFNLDPVVEASKLTVNDCGTRDLILILSRLFIWGLGDAGRVGFVRENTDDFCNRYFSGGHDLYFKPYLRLNLFYRRFWLNLFYPGGRPERFDDRTSFLGEDLIDALLKLLDFVKPILCLIPFALLIAPVYFLLIWLVT; from the coding sequence GTGGATGACTCTGAAGCCAGAGCAAAGATATTTAGTTCGGCGCTTGCTTCTTCGGAGTTGTCTGATATAGTCCAGGTCGTATACTGTGAATCTGCTGATCAAGCACGCGTTGAGTTGTTGGCGGTGACTAATCTATTGGTCTTGGATATTTTATTGCCCAAAAAAATCGGCGGCATCCCCCAGGCCAAAAACAGCATTAACCTACTTAATGACATTTGTGATCCTAAAAAGCGTTATATTCGTCCAAAGTTAATTATAGGACTGACGGCAGATGTTGCGGAGATGCGGGGATACGCTACACAATTCGAGCAAGAAGCTTCGGTGGTTTTAGATGGCACTCTAACCAGTAACGAGTGGGTGGAGCGTATCCTCACGCAAATTGAAAAATTAATGGGTGCCGAACGGAAATCGTTCCAGGATAGGGATTCGACTCTCATTACAGTGCACGGAATTCGTACTCACGGGCACTGGCAAACAAAAATTACTGATGAAGTCGGTAAACATAATCGAAATGTTGAGTCGGTCGAAATTAAATATGGATTTTTCGATCTGCTTTCGTTTGCAGTGCCTTTTTTAAGAAAACGGACAGTAAGGGCGGCTGCGAAGCGAATTCTGCGACATATTGACGCTTCAATAGATCGTGAAATCTATATTGTGGCGCATAGTTTTGGTACGCTCATTGCGGTGGAGGCAGTTGCAACACTTCCTCAGAATCGAGTTGGTTGTTTAATATTGTGTGGAAGTCCACTGTCAAGTGGATTTAATTTAGATCCGGTAGTCGAAGCATCGAAGCTGACCGTTAATGACTGTGGAACTCGCGATCTGATTTTAATTCTTTCTCGATTGTTTATATGGGGTCTTGGCGATGCTGGGCGGGTGGGGTTTGTGAGGGAGAATACGGATGATTTTTGCAATCGCTATTTCTCTGGCGGCCATGATCTTTATTTTAAACCTTATTTAAGGTTGAATTTGTTCTACCGGCGGTTTTGGTTAAATCTATTCTATCCCGGTGGTCGGCCTGAACGTTTTGACGATAGAACAAGTTTTCTCGGAGAGGATTTAATCGATGCACTACTTAAATTGCTCGATTTTGTCAAGCCTATCCTATGCTTGATCCCGTTCGCTTTACTGATTGCACCCGTATATTTTCTACTCATTTGGTTGGTGACCTAG
- a CDS encoding response regulator: protein MKILLIEDNLLKRDKVHEFILSLGSFIIREAASYNAGLKMALNDTFDLLILDMSMPTFDRAESSHGGRFRALAGKEIATKLAKVDKLVPFVVLTGYKDFSIDSRSLSIDNIDESLQLLGGNYRGCIIFDVADSVWKDQLSSVIDEVNN, encoded by the coding sequence ATGAAAATTTTATTAATCGAGGATAATTTATTAAAGCGTGATAAGGTTCATGAATTTATTTTGAGTCTCGGTAGCTTTATTATTCGCGAAGCGGCTTCTTATAATGCGGGCTTGAAAATGGCTTTAAACGATACCTTTGATCTTCTTATATTAGACATGAGTATGCCGACGTTTGACCGCGCTGAATCATCTCATGGAGGGCGCTTCCGCGCCCTGGCGGGAAAAGAAATTGCGACGAAATTGGCTAAGGTAGATAAGTTGGTTCCGTTTGTAGTTTTGACTGGTTATAAAGATTTTAGTATAGATTCGAGAAGTTTGAGCATCGATAATATCGATGAATCGTTGCAACTACTTGGAGGGAATTATAGGGGTTGCATTATTTTTGATGTGGCAGACTCGGTGTGGAAGGATCAATTGTCGAGCGTAATAGATGAGGTAAATAATTGA
- a CDS encoding molybdopterin-dependent oxidoreductase, protein MISPAAVAHRICPFCEASCGLELDVEEGRVIRIRGDQNDVFSKGFLCPKAIGLKDLHEDPDRLRTPLIKRDGRFMEASWEEAYAEIARRLPPVIAAGGPDSVATVLGNPTSHKMSLMLYFPRLAKALGTRNMFSASSVDQVPKMLSVGLMFGSWLSVPVPDIERCDFLLILGANPMVSNGSLWTVPDFRGKAKALRARGGKMVVVDPRRTETAAVADAHHFIRPGADVFFLLGMVQALFDEGLVRPGRLLEHCNGLDALAAAVKDYTPERVAARCGIDAATIRSLARTLATTPRAALYGRIGTCTQQFGTLCSWLIDVINVLTGHLDEEGGAMFPKAAAFAANTRGKPGVGRGVVSGRHRSRVSGAVEVAGELPITCLAEEIETPGPGQIKALIAIAGNPVLSSPNGPRLAAALDKLDFMVSLDIYLNETSRHADVILPGPSPLEDAHYDVTFTQFSHRNHARYSPQVVARQHGQPDEWESLLRIAAIAKGMGAGADIAALDDALLEQELDKAFGPAAAQVMAALAPKRGPERLLDLTCAPAPTATGSAGCLVGSRWRKSGRLRPASTWDR, encoded by the coding sequence ATGATAAGTCCAGCCGCAGTCGCCCACCGTATCTGCCCCTTCTGCGAAGCCAGTTGCGGCCTCGAGCTGGACGTGGAGGAGGGCCGCGTCATCCGCATCCGCGGCGACCAGAACGACGTCTTTTCGAAAGGCTTCCTCTGCCCCAAGGCGATCGGCCTGAAAGACCTGCACGAGGACCCCGACCGCCTGCGCACGCCCCTCATCAAGCGCGATGGCCGTTTTATGGAAGCCAGCTGGGAAGAAGCCTATGCGGAAATCGCGCGGCGCCTGCCGCCGGTCATCGCCGCCGGCGGGCCGGATTCCGTCGCAACGGTGCTGGGCAACCCGACCTCGCACAAGATGAGCCTGATGCTCTACTTTCCGCGCCTGGCCAAGGCGCTGGGTACCCGCAACATGTTTTCGGCATCGAGCGTGGACCAGGTGCCGAAAATGTTGTCCGTCGGGCTAATGTTCGGCAGCTGGCTGTCGGTTCCCGTCCCCGATATCGAACGCTGCGATTTCCTGCTGATCCTCGGCGCCAACCCGATGGTATCGAACGGCAGCCTGTGGACCGTGCCTGATTTCCGCGGCAAGGCGAAAGCGCTGCGCGCGCGCGGCGGCAAGATGGTCGTGGTCGATCCGCGCCGTACCGAAACCGCCGCGGTGGCCGATGCCCACCATTTCATTCGCCCGGGCGCAGATGTCTTTTTCCTGCTCGGCATGGTGCAGGCACTCTTCGACGAAGGACTGGTACGCCCCGGCCGGCTGCTCGAGCACTGCAACGGGCTCGACGCGCTGGCTGCGGCGGTCAAGGATTACACGCCCGAACGCGTGGCCGCGCGCTGCGGCATCGACGCCGCCACCATCCGCAGCCTGGCCCGCACGCTCGCGACCACGCCACGCGCCGCGCTCTATGGCCGCATCGGCACCTGCACCCAGCAGTTCGGCACCCTGTGCTCCTGGCTGATCGATGTGATCAACGTCCTGACCGGCCACCTCGACGAGGAGGGCGGCGCCATGTTTCCCAAGGCTGCGGCCTTCGCGGCCAATACGCGCGGTAAACCGGGCGTCGGACGCGGGGTCGTCAGCGGCCGGCATCGCTCGCGCGTCTCCGGCGCGGTCGAGGTGGCGGGCGAACTGCCGATCACCTGCCTGGCCGAGGAAATCGAGACGCCCGGCCCGGGGCAGATCAAGGCGCTGATCGCCATCGCCGGTAATCCGGTGCTCTCCAGCCCCAACGGCCCGCGCCTGGCCGCGGCGCTGGACAAGCTGGACTTCATGGTCAGCCTCGACATCTACCTGAACGAAACCTCGCGCCACGCCGACGTGATCCTGCCCGGACCATCGCCGCTGGAGGACGCGCACTACGACGTCACCTTCACCCAGTTCTCGCACCGTAACCACGCGCGCTACAGCCCGCAGGTAGTAGCGCGCCAGCACGGCCAGCCCGACGAGTGGGAAAGCCTGCTGCGCATTGCCGCGATCGCCAAAGGGATGGGTGCCGGGGCCGACATCGCGGCCCTGGATGACGCGCTGCTGGAACAGGAGCTGGACAAGGCCTTCGGTCCCGCCGCCGCGCAGGTGATGGCGGCGCTGGCGCCGAAGCGCGGCCCGGAGCGCCTGCTCGACCTGACCTGCGCACCGGCCCCTACGGCGACGGGTTCGGCCGGGTGCCTGGTGGGCTCACGCTGGAGAAAATCAGGCAGGCTCCGTCCGGCATCGACCTGGGACCGATGA
- the guaA gene encoding glutamine-hydrolyzing GMP synthase, whose amino-acid sequence MHSKILILDFGSQVTQLIARRVRDAGVFSEVFPYDIGDDFVRNYGAAGVILSGSHNSTLEGDSPRAPQAVFELGVPVLGICYGMQTMAAQLGGKVENGKVREFGYAEVRARGHTKLLNGINDFVTDEGHGMLKVWMSHGDKVLEMPQGFKLMGSTDSCPVAGMADEDRRFYALQFHPEVTHTTQGEAIIGRFVHEICGCKSDWNMPDYISEAVEKIRAQVGSDDVILGLSGGVDSSVAAALIHRAIGDQLTCVFVDHGLLRKDEGKMVMDMFSKNLGVKVIRVDAEAQFLGHLAGVTDPEQKRKIIGREFVEVFQVEAGKLTNAKWLAQGTIYPDVIESAGKGKKGQTIKSHHNVGGLPETLNLKLLEPLRELFKDEVRKLGVALGLPHNMVYRHPFPGPGLGVRILGEVKKEYADLLREADAIFIEELRNTPFELPAVAGIDPGKAPVNWYEATSQAFAVFLPVKSVGVMGDGRTYEYVVALRAVQTLDFMTAQWAHLPHSLLGKVSNRIINEVRGLNRVVYDISGKPPATIEWE is encoded by the coding sequence ATGCACTCCAAAATCCTCATCCTCGACTTCGGCTCCCAGGTCACCCAACTCATCGCCCGCCGCGTCCGCGACGCCGGCGTCTTCTCCGAGGTTTTTCCCTACGACATCGGCGATGACTTCGTGCGCAACTACGGTGCCGCCGGCGTCATCCTCTCGGGCAGCCACAACTCCACCCTGGAAGGCGACTCCCCACGCGCCCCGCAAGCCGTCTTCGAGCTCGGCGTCCCCGTGCTCGGCATCTGCTACGGCATGCAAACCATGGCCGCCCAGCTCGGCGGCAAGGTCGAAAACGGCAAGGTACGCGAATTCGGCTACGCCGAGGTCCGCGCCCGCGGCCACACCAAACTGCTGAACGGCATCAACGACTTCGTCACCGATGAAGGCCACGGCATGCTGAAGGTCTGGATGAGCCACGGCGACAAGGTCCTGGAAATGCCGCAAGGCTTCAAACTGATGGGCTCCACCGACAGCTGCCCCGTCGCCGGCATGGCCGACGAAGACCGCCGCTTTTACGCCCTGCAATTCCACCCGGAAGTGACGCACACGACGCAAGGCGAAGCCATCATCGGCCGTTTCGTCCACGAAATCTGCGGCTGCAAATCCGACTGGAACATGCCGGACTACATCAGCGAAGCCGTCGAAAAGATCCGCGCGCAGGTCGGCAGCGACGACGTCATCCTGGGTTTATCTGGCGGCGTCGATTCGTCGGTGGCCGCAGCCCTGATCCACCGCGCCATCGGCGACCAGCTCACCTGCGTATTCGTCGACCACGGCTTGCTGCGCAAGGACGAGGGCAAGATGGTGATGGACATGTTCTCGAAGAACCTGGGCGTCAAAGTCATCCGCGTCGATGCCGAAGCGCAGTTCCTTGGGCACCTGGCCGGCGTCACCGACCCCGAGCAGAAGCGCAAAATCATCGGCCGCGAATTCGTCGAAGTCTTCCAGGTCGAAGCCGGCAAGCTGACCAATGCCAAATGGCTGGCGCAGGGCACGATCTATCCGGACGTGATCGAATCGGCCGGTAAAGGTAAAAAAGGCCAGACCATCAAGAGCCACCACAACGTGGGCGGCCTGCCGGAAACCCTGAATTTGAAACTGCTGGAACCGCTGCGCGAACTGTTCAAGGACGAAGTGCGCAAACTCGGCGTCGCCCTCGGCCTGCCGCACAACATGGTCTACCGCCACCCGTTCCCGGGCCCGGGCCTGGGCGTGCGCATCCTCGGCGAAGTGAAAAAGGAATACGCCGACCTGCTGCGCGAAGCCGACGCCATCTTCATTGAAGAACTGCGCAATACGCCGTTCGAGCTGCCGGCTGTCGCCGGTATCGACCCAGGCAAGGCGCCGGTGAATTGGTACGAAGCGACCAGCCAGGCGTTTGCCGTGTTCCTGCCCGTGAAATCGGTGGGGGTGATGGGCGACGGGCGTACCTACGAATACGTGGTGGCCCTGCGCGCGGTGCAGACGCTGGACTTCATGACGGCGCAATGGGCGCATCTGCCGCATTCGCTGCTGGGGAAGGTGTCGAACCGGATCATCAACGAAGTCCGTGGGCTGAATCGCGTTGTGTATGATATTTCGGGGAAGCCGCCGGCGACGATTGAGTGGGAGTGA
- the guaB gene encoding IMP dehydrogenase produces MRLLQKALTFDDVLLVPAYSNVLPADTSLRTKLTRNITLNIPLLSAAMDTVTEARLAIAMAQEGGIGIIHKNLRPADQAREVARVKRFEAGVLRDPIIVPPSMKIRDVIALQHQHGFSGFPVVEGKQVVGIITNRDLRFEEDLDAETRTKMTPREKLVYVNEEADTEEAKRLMNKHRLERVLVVNDAFELRGLITVKDILKSHEHPFASKDAQGKLLVGAAVGVGAKDQERVELLVAAGVDVLVVDTAHGHSQGILDTVKSIKTRYPHVDVIGGNIATAAAAKALVEAGADAVKVGIGPGSICTTRIVAGVGVPQITAISNVAEALAGTGVPCIADGGIRYSGDVSKALAAGASTVMMGSMFAGTEEAPGEVILYQGRSYKSYRGMGSLGAMAEGSADRYFQDASSKADKFVPEGIEGRVAYKGSVLAIIFQLVGGVRQSMGYCGCATIDELREKAEFVEITSAGMRESHVHDVQITKEAPNYRSE; encoded by the coding sequence ATGCGTCTACTCCAAAAAGCACTCACGTTCGATGATGTGCTGCTCGTCCCGGCCTACTCCAATGTTCTTCCGGCCGACACTTCCCTTCGCACCAAGCTGACCCGCAACATCACGCTCAACATCCCGCTGCTCTCGGCCGCGATGGACACCGTGACGGAAGCCCGCCTGGCAATCGCGATGGCACAGGAAGGGGGCATCGGCATTATCCACAAGAACTTGCGTCCAGCCGACCAGGCCCGTGAAGTAGCGCGCGTCAAGCGTTTCGAAGCCGGCGTCCTGCGCGACCCGATCATCGTGCCACCGAGCATGAAGATCCGCGACGTCATCGCCCTGCAGCATCAGCACGGCTTTTCCGGTTTCCCGGTCGTCGAAGGCAAGCAGGTGGTCGGCATCATCACCAACCGCGACTTGCGCTTCGAGGAAGACCTGGATGCGGAAACCCGCACCAAGATGACCCCGCGCGAAAAACTCGTCTACGTGAACGAGGAAGCGGACACCGAAGAAGCCAAGCGCCTGATGAACAAGCACCGCCTCGAGCGCGTGCTGGTCGTCAACGACGCCTTCGAGCTGCGCGGCCTGATCACCGTGAAAGACATCCTGAAATCCCACGAGCACCCGTTCGCATCGAAAGATGCCCAGGGCAAGCTGCTCGTCGGCGCCGCGGTTGGCGTGGGCGCGAAAGACCAGGAGCGCGTCGAGCTGCTCGTTGCTGCCGGCGTCGACGTGCTGGTGGTCGACACCGCCCATGGCCACTCGCAAGGCATCCTCGATACCGTGAAATCGATCAAGACGCGCTACCCGCACGTGGACGTGATCGGCGGCAACATCGCCACCGCGGCGGCCGCCAAAGCGCTGGTCGAGGCCGGCGCGGACGCCGTGAAGGTCGGCATCGGGCCAGGTTCGATCTGCACCACCCGCATCGTCGCAGGCGTCGGCGTGCCGCAGATCACGGCGATTTCCAATGTGGCCGAAGCGCTGGCCGGGACTGGCGTGCCCTGCATCGCCGACGGCGGCATCCGCTACTCGGGCGACGTCTCGAAGGCACTCGCCGCAGGCGCCTCCACCGTCATGATGGGCTCGATGTTCGCCGGTACCGAAGAAGCGCCGGGCGAAGTCATCCTCTACCAGGGCCGCAGCTACAAATCCTACCGCGGCATGGGTTCGCTGGGCGCGATGGCCGAAGGCTCGGCCGACCGCTACTTCCAGGACGCCTCGTCCAAGGCCGACAAGTTCGTCCCCGAAGGCATCGAAGGCCGCGTCGCCTACAAGGGCAGCGTACTCGCGATCATCTTCCAGCTGGTCGGCGGCGTGCGCCAGTCGATGGGCTACTGCGGCTGCGCCACCATCGACGAACTGCGCGAAAAAGCGGAATTCGTCGAGATCACGTCCGCCGGCATGCGCGAATCGCACGTCCACGACGTCCAGATCACCAAGGAAGCGCCGAACTACCGTTCGGAGTAA
- a CDS encoding RnfH family protein yields MAEPLAETVQVHVCYATAKDEFLKALRVAPGTTIGQAIELSGVLAAYPDINLVTQPVGIYAKKKTLDTVLRERDRIEIYRPLVADPKDSRRKRAAKKDAAAARPAA; encoded by the coding sequence ATGGCTGAACCGCTGGCCGAGACCGTCCAGGTCCATGTCTGCTACGCCACCGCGAAGGACGAGTTCCTCAAGGCCTTGCGGGTAGCGCCCGGCACGACAATCGGCCAGGCCATCGAGCTCTCCGGCGTGCTGGCGGCCTATCCGGACATCAACCTGGTCACCCAGCCGGTCGGCATCTACGCAAAGAAGAAAACCCTCGACACGGTACTGCGCGAGCGCGACCGCATCGAAATCTACCGGCCTCTGGTAGCCGACCCGAAAGACTCGCGCCGCAAGCGTGCCGCCAAGAAGGACGCCGCGGCCGCACGTCCTGCAGCCTGA